The following are encoded together in the Cynocephalus volans isolate mCynVol1 chromosome 4, mCynVol1.pri, whole genome shotgun sequence genome:
- the LOC134377318 gene encoding LOW QUALITY PROTEIN: olfactory receptor 2AT4 (The sequence of the model RefSeq protein was modified relative to this genomic sequence to represent the inferred CDS: deleted 2 bases in 1 codon): MKATTCNGSVGGTHVFYLVGIPFLPKSFFLPVFFTFLLFYMLIIMGNALILGAVVAEPSLHKPMYFFLINLSALDILFTTTTVPKMLSLFLLGDHFLSFHSCLLQMYLFQSFTCSEAFILVVMAYDRYVAICRPLHYPVHMTPQTNAALAASAWLTALLLPIPAVVQTSQMAYNSIAYIYHCFCDHLALVQASCSDTTPQTLMGFCIAMVVSFLPLFLVLLSYAHILASVLRISSREGRSKAFSTCSSHLLVVGTYYSSIAIAYVAYRAELPLDFHIMGNVAYAILTPILNPLIYTLRNKDVKAAITKIMSQDPGYDRNI; the protein is encoded by the exons ATGAAGGCCACAACCTGTAATGGATCAGTGGGTGGCACACATGTCTTCTACCTGGTGGGCATCCCCTTTCTGCCAAAGTCCTTCTTCCTCCCTGTgttttttactttccttcttttctacaTGCTCATCATTATGGGCAATGCCCTAATCCTGGGGGCTGTGGTGGCAGAACCCAGCCTCCATAAGCCCATGTATTTCTTTCTGATCAATCTCTCTGCCCTGGACATCCTTTTTACCACAACCACCGTCCCAAAGATGCTGTCCCTATTCCTGCTTGGGGATCACTTCCTCAGCTTCCATTCCTGCTTATTACAGATGTACCTCTTCCAAAGCTTTACGTGCTCAGAAGCCTTCATCCTGGTGGTCATGGCCTATGACCGTTATGTGGCCATCTGCCGCCCACTGCACTATCCTGTCCACATGACACCACAGACCAACGCTGCATTGGCGGCCAGTGCCTGGCTCACtgccctcctcctgcccatcccAGCAGTGGTACAGACCTCCCAGATGGCATATAACAGCATTGCCTACATCTACCACTGCTTCTGTGACCACTTGGCTCTGGTCCAGGCCTCCTGCTCCGACACCACACCCCAGACCCTCATGGGCTTCTGCATTGCCATGGTGGTGTCCTTCCTCCCCCTGTTCCTGGTGCTTCTCTCCTATGCCCACATCCTGGCCTCGGTTCTTCGCATCAGCTCCCGAGAAGGCCGTTcaaaagccttctccacctgcagCTCCCACCTGCTGGTGGTGGGCACCTACTACTCATCCATTGCCATAGCCTATGTGGCCTACAGAGCTGAGCTGCCCCTCGACTTCCACATCATGGGTAATGTGGCATATGCTATCCTCACACCAATCCTCAACCCTCTCATCTACACACTGAGGAACAAGGATGTCAAGGCAGCCATCACCAAAATT ATGTCTCAAGACCCGGGCTATGACAGGAACATCTGA